From the Streptomyces sp. Tu 2975 genome, one window contains:
- a CDS encoding GNAT family N-acetyltransferase, which translates to MPESHIRPARRDDDAELGELDRAAWSPLHAVTPRPQPPYDSFFDASHRPEQFLVAEDGYGAILGYIRVAPPTPLACNRHVRQIQGLAVAERARGRGVGRALLRAACDEARRQGAVRITLRVLAHNAPARALYVAEGFVVEGVLPGEFHLDGRYVDDVLMGRTLTGTG; encoded by the coding sequence ATGCCCGAGTCGCACATACGCCCCGCACGACGTGACGACGACGCGGAGCTGGGGGAGCTGGACCGCGCCGCCTGGTCGCCGTTGCACGCCGTGACCCCACGGCCGCAGCCGCCGTACGACTCGTTCTTCGACGCCAGCCACCGCCCTGAGCAGTTCCTCGTCGCCGAGGACGGGTACGGGGCGATCCTCGGCTACATCCGGGTGGCCCCGCCGACCCCGCTCGCCTGCAACCGGCATGTCCGCCAGATCCAGGGCCTCGCCGTGGCCGAGCGGGCCCGCGGCCGCGGTGTCGGGCGGGCGCTGCTGCGGGCGGCGTGCGACGAGGCCCGGCGGCAGGGAGCCGTGCGCATCACCCTGCGGGTGCTCGCCCACAACGCGCCGGCGCGGGCGCTGTACGTGGCGGAGGGCTTCGTGGTCGAGGGGGTACTGCCGGGCGAGTTCCACCTCGACGGACGCTATGTGGACGACGTGCTGATGGGCCGCACCCTCACAGGCACCGGGTAG
- a CDS encoding NAD(P)/FAD-dependent oxidoreductase, protein MLSTAHDADVVIVGAGIAGLSAAHRLTSAGVTVNVLEAAPVVGGRMATTQLDGFRLDRTGQLLCTAFPELRRTAVLRDADLRMFSPGVLVHSGGRLQRTGEVGNAGRWGSSPARRGAGRGSPPTAQGAGVAFSVARALASAPRPRQLDQARLAASLARFAATPVDRLLARPERSAAEALFGRGLPARTVDGFLRPLLSALLGDPDLTGTSSRCADLVLRGYARGRLCVPAGGAATLPELMAAGLPAGAVRTGVRVTDVATTSVTTEELGEIRCRSVLLATGARAAAGLLPGLRVPSFHPVTVVHHTAPESPLREPSLVLAGDRNGPVSHTAVMSEVDPSRASDGRVLISSTLLGTPPEDLDRRVRRQLANLYSRATDDWELLAVHHDPEAVPAMPAPHDLRRPVRVLSGLYVCGDHRDTGTAQGALFSGRRAADAVLSDFGIRPGCAAAALTAAA, encoded by the coding sequence GTGCTCAGCACCGCTCATGATGCGGATGTCGTCATCGTCGGGGCCGGGATCGCCGGACTCTCGGCGGCCCACCGGTTGACCAGTGCGGGTGTCACGGTCAACGTCCTGGAGGCCGCCCCTGTGGTGGGCGGCAGGATGGCCACCACGCAGCTCGACGGCTTCCGGCTCGACCGGACAGGCCAGTTGCTCTGTACCGCGTTCCCGGAGCTGCGCCGCACCGCGGTGCTCCGGGACGCCGATCTGCGGATGTTCTCGCCCGGTGTGCTGGTCCACAGCGGGGGCCGGCTGCAGCGGACCGGCGAGGTGGGGAACGCCGGGCGGTGGGGTTCCTCCCCCGCGAGGCGGGGTGCGGGGCGGGGATCGCCCCCGACCGCCCAGGGCGCGGGGGTCGCATTCTCCGTCGCGCGCGCCCTCGCGAGCGCCCCTCGGCCCCGCCAGCTCGACCAGGCACGGCTGGCCGCGTCCCTGGCGCGGTTCGCCGCGACACCCGTCGACCGTCTCCTCGCCCGCCCTGAACGGTCCGCCGCCGAGGCGCTGTTCGGGCGCGGCCTGCCCGCTCGCACGGTGGACGGCTTCCTGCGTCCGCTGCTGTCGGCGCTGCTGGGCGACCCGGATCTGACCGGCACGTCCAGCCGTTGCGCGGATCTCGTACTGCGCGGTTACGCGCGCGGCCGTCTGTGCGTGCCGGCGGGCGGCGCGGCGACCTTGCCGGAGCTGATGGCGGCGGGGCTGCCGGCCGGGGCCGTACGGACGGGCGTGCGGGTGACCGACGTCGCGACGACGTCCGTGACCACGGAGGAGCTCGGCGAGATCCGCTGCCGCTCCGTGCTGCTGGCGACGGGTGCACGGGCGGCGGCCGGGCTGCTGCCGGGGCTGCGGGTGCCGTCGTTCCATCCGGTGACGGTGGTGCACCACACGGCGCCCGAGTCCCCGCTCCGGGAGCCGTCGCTGGTGCTGGCCGGGGACAGGAACGGACCGGTGTCGCACACGGCGGTGATGAGCGAGGTCGATCCGTCGCGCGCCTCCGACGGGCGCGTGCTGATCTCCTCGACGCTGCTCGGCACACCGCCGGAGGACCTGGACCGCCGGGTGCGGCGGCAGCTGGCGAATCTCTACAGCAGGGCGACGGACGACTGGGAGCTCCTCGCCGTCCACCACGACCCGGAGGCGGTGCCCGCGATGCCGGCGCCGCACGATCTGCGCCGCCCGGTGCGGGTGCTGTCCGGTCTCTACGTCTGCGGCGACCACCGCGACACGGGCACGGCGCAGGGTGCCCTGTTCTCCGGGCGGAGGGCGGCGGACGCGGTGCTGAGCGACTTCGGTATCCGGCCGGGATGTGCGGCGGCGGCGCTGACAGCGGCGGCCTGA
- a CDS encoding regulator yields MTERTTPRTPNRQLAALIAEAGFSHAGLARRVDQLGLEHGLDLRYDKTSVTRWLRGQQPRGTTPALIAEVFTRRLGRRLSAQDLGLDACAPVYAGLEFAATPEEAVDIVSGLWRKDSGSHAELRKIAFTPAGLVVPSRDWLIGGADERVGRGETHPGSGRVPQQGPRVAVPRQRGAGDRGPGQKVSGGDIAALRAVGELFRALDHAYGGGHARQALVRYLEHEAEPMLRGTYGETTGRRLFAAAADLTRLAGWTSYDIAAHGLAQRYFVQALRLSQAAGDRAYGSYVLVTMSRQAVYLGHGREAVQLTRVAQQGVGPSAPPPVQALLHCAEARGHAVLGEARASTAALVRAERALEAARPGDDVPHWARAFDEAQLADEFSHCHRDLRQYRSAVQHAERSLQLRAPAFARSRLFCRIVLASARLGLGELDQACALGAEAALQASEMRSVRATEYVREFERRLEPYRDAAPVRTYRDRVAALG; encoded by the coding sequence ATGACGGAACGGACCACCCCGCGCACCCCCAACCGGCAGCTCGCCGCGCTCATCGCGGAGGCCGGGTTCTCCCACGCCGGCCTCGCCCGCCGGGTGGATCAGCTGGGCCTCGAGCACGGCCTCGACCTGCGCTACGACAAGACCTCCGTGACCCGATGGCTGCGGGGACAGCAACCGCGCGGGACGACGCCCGCGCTGATCGCGGAGGTGTTCACCCGCAGACTCGGCCGCCGGCTGTCCGCCCAGGACCTGGGGCTCGACGCCTGCGCCCCCGTCTACGCGGGGCTGGAGTTCGCCGCCACCCCGGAGGAGGCCGTGGACATCGTCAGCGGCCTGTGGCGCAAGGACTCGGGCAGCCACGCGGAGCTCCGCAAGATCGCATTCACGCCGGCCGGACTGGTCGTGCCCAGCCGGGACTGGCTGATCGGCGGAGCCGACGAGCGCGTGGGCCGGGGCGAGACGCACCCCGGCTCCGGCCGGGTGCCGCAGCAGGGCCCGAGGGTCGCCGTCCCACGGCAGCGTGGCGCCGGCGACCGGGGGCCCGGACAGAAGGTCTCCGGCGGTGACATCGCGGCGCTGCGTGCCGTCGGCGAACTCTTCCGCGCCCTCGACCACGCCTACGGCGGCGGGCACGCCCGGCAGGCCCTTGTGCGCTACCTGGAGCACGAGGCCGAGCCGATGCTGCGCGGCACGTACGGCGAGACGACCGGGCGGCGCCTGTTCGCCGCGGCCGCCGACCTCACCAGACTGGCCGGCTGGACCTCGTACGACATCGCGGCCCACGGACTCGCCCAGCGGTACTTCGTCCAGGCGCTGCGGCTCTCCCAGGCGGCGGGGGACCGGGCGTACGGGTCGTACGTGCTGGTCACCATGAGCCGGCAGGCCGTCTACCTCGGACACGGCCGGGAGGCCGTGCAACTCACCAGGGTCGCCCAGCAAGGGGTGGGGCCGTCGGCCCCGCCACCGGTCCAGGCGCTGCTGCACTGCGCGGAGGCCCGCGGGCACGCGGTGCTCGGCGAGGCGCGGGCGTCCACCGCCGCGCTCGTACGGGCCGAGCGCGCGCTGGAGGCCGCCCGGCCGGGGGACGACGTGCCGCACTGGGCGCGCGCCTTCGACGAGGCGCAGCTGGCGGACGAGTTCAGCCACTGCCACCGCGACCTGCGTCAGTACCGCAGCGCCGTGCAGCACGCGGAACGCTCCCTCCAGCTGCGCGCCCCCGCCTTCGCCCGCAGCCGGCTCTTCTGCCGGATCGTGCTGGCCTCCGCCCGGCTCGGCCTGGGCGAGCTGGACCAGGCGTGCGCGTTGGGTGCGGAGGCGGCGCTCCAGGCGTCCGAGATGCGGTCGGTGCGGGCCACCGAGTACGTCCGCGAGTTCGAACGCCGGCTGGAGCCGTACCGCGACGCGGCACCGGTCCGGACCTACCGCGACCGGGTGGCCGCCCTGGGCTGA
- a CDS encoding TIGR01777 family oxidoreductase, with protein sequence MQRTRIAVTGASGLIGGALVNSLRADGHEVVRLVRRPASAGDEVHWDPARQYVDVAGLIGCEAVVHLAGAGVGDRRWTDAYRKEIRDSRVLGTAAIAEAVASLDVPPRVLVSGSAVGYYGDTGGRPVDEGAPPGEGFLPGVCVEWEEATAPAQEAGVRTALARTGLVVARHGGAWGRMFPLFKAGLGGPLGGGRQYWSFIALHDTVAALRHIIDTESLSGPVNLTAPEPVTNREATRAMGRVLRRPTPFAVPAPALRVVLGGLAEDVLNSGRVLPGVLLGSGFPFAFPRIDDAIRAALR encoded by the coding sequence ATGCAGAGAACCCGAATTGCCGTCACCGGCGCCTCCGGGCTCATCGGCGGGGCGCTGGTGAACTCCTTGCGCGCGGACGGGCACGAGGTGGTGCGTCTGGTGCGGCGCCCGGCGAGCGCCGGGGACGAGGTCCACTGGGACCCCGCACGGCAGTACGTCGACGTGGCCGGTCTGATCGGCTGCGAGGCCGTGGTGCATCTCGCGGGAGCCGGGGTGGGCGACCGTCGCTGGACGGACGCGTACCGCAAGGAGATCCGCGACAGCCGCGTCCTCGGCACGGCGGCGATCGCGGAGGCCGTGGCGTCCTTGGACGTGCCGCCGCGGGTGCTGGTGAGCGGCAGCGCGGTCGGCTACTACGGCGACACGGGCGGCCGGCCCGTGGACGAGGGCGCGCCGCCCGGGGAGGGGTTCCTGCCCGGCGTGTGCGTGGAGTGGGAGGAGGCCACGGCCCCGGCGCAGGAGGCGGGTGTCCGAACGGCTCTGGCCCGTACGGGACTTGTGGTTGCGCGGCACGGGGGCGCCTGGGGCCGGATGTTCCCGCTCTTCAAGGCGGGGCTGGGCGGCCCGCTGGGCGGCGGCCGGCAGTACTGGAGCTTCATCGCGCTGCACGACACCGTGGCGGCGCTGCGGCACATCATCGACACCGAGTCCCTGTCCGGCCCGGTGAACCTGACGGCCCCCGAGCCGGTGACCAACCGGGAGGCGACCAGGGCGATGGGCCGGGTGCTGCGCCGTCCCACGCCGTTCGCGGTGCCGGCGCCGGCCCTGCGGGTGGTGCTGGGCGGGCTGGCGGAGGACGTCCTGAACAGCGGGCGGGTGCTGCCGGGTGTCCTGCTGGGGTCGGGGTTCCCGTTCGCCTTCCCGCGCATCGACGACGCGATCCGGGCGGCGCTGCGCTAG